The following DNA comes from Miscanthus floridulus cultivar M001 chromosome 5, ASM1932011v1, whole genome shotgun sequence.
ACTTTACTTGATTATAACACCCTCCCCGTATGTTCACCTGTTCAACTAAGATCTTGTTTAGATGCACTTGTACCCATCAGTGTTTTGAAGTTGATTGTGGTGAAACTTAGTTCAAATTTCATCTCAATCCACTCCAAAACACATGGGTCAAGATGGATACAAGTATACCCAAACAAACCAAAAGTGTATGTTCCTTTAAAACAGTGACTAAAAACACTAATACATATAATTTCGTTCATTCCATTATTTTCTTTTCAACACGGAGAATTTTGTATATCTGTTGGTCCATGTGGGAATCATTCGCAAGCTAAGAGTAACTCAGTTGGATAGATTCTATATGATGAAATTGACACCAAAATGTTGGTCCAAAAATTGCCAAACCTCAACCCTCTAGCCCTAACTCGAAATTTGAAGCTCAATGTATGCCAGAAAGGAAGAGGATGTATCAAGCACAAATATTATTGCTGATGGAAAGGTGTTTTACATATTTGCCCCCACTTGTCATGGACTTCACATTAAAACACTTGTCAAGCTCGTTACAactttcatattgatcatgtcaaCATTTGATGCCGTTTGGATATTCTCATATTTAAATTTCAAAGTCTGAGAGTTTAAAACACATATTTGGTGCTCcaaataatttcaaataaaaatttTGTCGATTACAAAGTTATAGATTGCATTGTGAAATACAATGGTGTAGACTATGTTAATATCAGAGGTTTGTTTAAAAATTATAGATTTTAAATTACAAAATCTAAGGATTTAAAATGATTTTTGGACCGAAAATTTCAAATAAAacaattgtcaactacaaagttataagTCACATTGTGATCAACAATTTTGGTATAACATTCATCTCCATCCAACTTGATATGAAAAGTTATGGGTTGTTCTTGTGACAACTATTTCTAGAGACAGCCGTTTTAAGAGTGCCGCCCCTATAGAACGACGATTAACAGAGGTGGCCACCTTAGTATGCTCATATATGCAAATGCATGATCAGCATAAACGAGCATTTATGTGAATCTCACCTCACCATTTCTAGGGGCAGTGCCCAAAAAATGCCCGCAACTACTACATTGGTACCTTTATTTAGTTTAAGCACGTGGGTTTTCAACAcaatttagggcttgtttggatacccATGTATTTATATCGATCCACATATGTTGAGATGTATCTAGATATTTTTTCACCtcaggtcttgtttggatgtgcATGTATTCATTTCAACCCACATGTTTTGAAGTGTATTGGAGTtgaattaaactaagtttcattccgatccactccaacacatgtgggttgaagtggatacacatgcatccaaacaagacctcaACATACGTGGATTTGAGGTAAATATATGGACATCAAACAAGCCTTTAATGGTAAAAAATGCAATCAACTGTGCCTGTTGTAAAGGTAGATTTACAATGATGATTTAGACCAGCAGAAAATTTATAACTGGTACTCAAAAATGACATTATGGTATTAGTAAATACTCCGTATATGCAATCGACACGGCCATGTTATTTGGAATAGTATTGCCGGTTTGGAGAAGATGAGAACCGCACCGCCTCTGCAATGAACAAAGAACCTGTATTAGGAACATTATCGCTCTGATGACAATCATCCATCATCACTCACCGTGGCAGTCAGCATCAAGATCAGATAGAGTGTCACTTACGTCGCTCGATCTCGGTGCCGCGACAAAATGGATGGATCTACGGCGTGGCCACGGCGAGCTCTCCTCTGCCGGCGGCGCACCGCCGTATCCGCACCTCCAGAACCGTGCCCGGCCCATGCCTCTCGGTCTCGCAGCAATGCCGCCGTGGTGCCTGAAAACATGCTTGGAGCGCTCAATTCCTGCAGAATCCGAGATGACAGAAACGATCGAGCCGATGATGCGTTGGTTAGTCAATTACCCGGTGCCAGTCTCTAGGGTCCATCTTGGGCGCTAGGACCCTGACCGTCCGAACAGCAGTAGCCGAACGGAAGCCAGGCATGTCGCACTCCTTCTCCGGCGGCTTCCCGACGGCGTGCCTCGTGTACTCCGTCacggtggccgccgccgccgccgtctcgtTCCGGACGCGGCTGAGGAAGAAGGTCAAGGGCCGGGCGCACGCGCTGTCTGCAGGCCTCCAGGGCCGGGTGTTGAACACGAACAGCCCGTCGGCCGTCGTCTTCCTCAGGGACTCGAACGTCTGCAGCGGGACCTCCAGCTCGTGGGCCGGAACGGCCCACGAGTACACCTGCGCGGTGTAGCCCCACGCGACCGAGACGgaccaggttcggccgccgtcgTCGTGGTGGTAGCAGAAGGTCTGCTGCAGCGTTCGGGCCGGGTCGTGCCGGGCTGCGTCGACCAGCGACCGCACGGCGTCCAGCGAGGTCCCCCCGTGCGGGCTGATGGGCTGGATCAGGTCCAGGTGGTGCAGCGACACCAGCGGCGCCACCGGGTGGGCCGCCAGGAACCCATACGCGTCGCCGCGGAAATCCAGCTGGTGGAAGCCCGGCTCGCGGGTGAGCGGGATGCCGAGCTCGCTGAGGCAGGCATGTACGCGCTCGTCGCTGCCGAACAAGTCCCTGTACCGGTCGAGACAGCCGCCGTCGACGCGGTCGAAGGCCTTGGCGAGCTCCGCCGCGGCCGGGTAGCTCACCGCGAACCCGCCGCCGCCGAACGCCATGCCGTACGAGTGCACCACGTCCTGCGCCACGCTCTCCGACGGCGCCCCGACGTAGTACATCTCCTCGTGGTCGTACTTGCGGAGCACCGTCACCAGGTTGTCCGGGAAGAACACCGTGTCGTCGTCGCCCATCACGAACCACcgcacctcgccgccgccgtcctccccTGCTGTGCCGTTCGCCGCGGTCACGACGGCCGCGAAGGAGTCCGCGACGATCCTCGCCATCCGCGACGCCGACGCCCGGCGCCCGAACCGGGACGCGTCCGCCGAGACGCGGTACGGCGGGCTCGTGGCCGCTGGCCACGGGCTCGCCGGCTCCTCGTCGAGCCAGACGTGGCCGCGCGTCTGCCCGGGCCGCCACCACAGCTCCACGTACCCGCGGCGGTGGCCCCACGTCCGAGCCGCGCCGCCGATGCCAAACACGATGTGCGACAGGGACGTCGGCGTGCGAGCGACGCCTGACCTAGCGCCGTCATCGACGTGGGTCCGGATGAGCTCGCCGGACGACGTGCCAGCGGAACCCTGCCACCTCCACCACTGGTATAGtccaccggcggcggcgccaccCGGGACCGGAGAGCAGGCGACGTACGCAAGGAACGCCAGCGTGGCCGAGACCAGGATGAACAGCGACAGCGCCACACAATGCCGTGGCAGGTGGTGGTAGTCTCCCCCGCCGCCCATGGCGGCGGCCTTCCATTTGCGCACCATTGATGAATCGATGTAAAGCAGCCCTTGCCGTCCGACCCTTTCACAGAAACAACGGCGTGCGCATGTAACGATGGCCGCACGCTACGTGTACATACGCCTTGCTCCAGGCTCCTGCTTTTCGAGTTGCAATCGAGGCGGCTAAATACACATGCACGTACATACACGACGTGTGTAAGCGTGAGAATCCATGCATAAATGATCTAATTTGTACGCCACATTTTAGGACGTACGCCGACCAAACTACAAAACTATGCATGGCGTGAACCTGAGAAAAAACGGGACCAGACGTGTAACAGAAGGTGTATAATAATATAGAGAATATTTCTTCTGTGTCTCTAGAATTTTGATAAGAGGCTTCACACCTTAGCTACCAGTGGCGGATCCATGATTTCAGTCACGGGGGTACGGACCTAAGTGAAACAATTCACTAAAGATATAAACGATCTAAGTGATGCAGTtcactaagagcaactccaaaagACTGTATATCTTTCATATGATTTATAGAAAAGCTGGCGGAGTGTGCAGAGATATAGAAAGTGTTTTTCATAAAAtaactctccaaatgatgatttagagtgtAAATTTTACAAAGACTATTGGAGATCGATGCTCTAAGGATACAATTAACCAACATTCATCTAGGAGTATACAGATATAGTCATTGCCAAGGTCTTCATAAGCATATTAGTTTCTTGCTGACTCAGGGTAGACCAAGAAATCTTTTGTGCTTTGTATATAGAGTAATATATTAAAAATGCTAGATCATTGTTTCTGTTAATACCACAATGTTCTACAAAAGTAAAATTATTTATTTGTCGACTAATCTACAGATGACTTTTCTTTCCAAAAATTGTCTGATTATCAAACAAAATCAAGACTCAAACTTCACGAATTAAAACTATAATGATGGTTTGGAAGGAAAAAGAGTCaacttttccaaaaaaaaaactgtCCAATTAATTCGTTTTcatatttatcttttttttagtAAAACTCGTTCGTATTTATCTTATACTTGTGTTTGTGCACAAGGTTAACTTTGGATTCCCAGGCTTTAGAAGAAAGAGCTATAGTCCATCATCTTAGATGAGTACTTGAGCTCAAGAatttgttatttgataatgtttTACATAATTAAATATTATAGGTACATATACTTAGTGTTTCTACAGAATTTTTGGGGGTACAGCTGTACCCCCATGCACCTATACTACATCCGCCACTGTTAGCTACActaccttttttttcttcttcacaACAAAATACAGGTGCAACGCTCACATATTATTAAGAGAATATTCTTCGATCTCTCTAGTGTGTTGAGAGGAGGCTTCACACCTTAGCTACACTACTTATTTCTGCAAAACACAATACAAGTGCAACGCTCACATATATGTATGCACAAACCATACCATATAATAACCTCTAAATGACAGAGCTAGTATAACTCGAAATTAAAAAAAGTTATCAGAGACATTCTCGCTATCAACCGACATAGCGCCAGCCAATATATGCTAGAACATATTACAAAATTACAAGCACTAGTCGAAGATTTTAGTCTAATGGACAACTTCCACCATAAAGAAATCAATCCAGCCAAATTACAACTTAATTCCATATCACTACGTACTTAAAActagcactagtagagaaatgggtTGTAGTGGAActggctttagtcctggtttcccaaccgggactacgaatctgggactaaaggtcctggcctttagtcccgggtcacataactaggactaaaggttcaTCCTTAGGAGAAAAATAAATGAAATTGTAGAGAGACCTCTCTTGCGATGTCTGAGATTCGAACCCAGGACCTCTTTTCTCGCGCATAAACTCCTTACCAATTCAGTCGTACACCACATGGTCCTGGACACTCTTCTTTTGAATTGACCTGTGAggtacctttagtctcgggtgggagacctttaatccgggttggtgacaccaatcgggactaaaaggtcaccctttagtcctagttggtattaccaaccgggactaaaggttgaaggacctttagtccgggttggtaacactaaccgagactaaaggtcgacctttagtccgggttggtaacaccaaccgggactaaaggtggcctgctgcgaaagcgtgccaggacaggggcctttagtccctgttggtagctccaaccgggactaattcttTCTTTACTCCCGGAcgcaaaaaataccgagactaaagccCAAAATCAAAGCGGCTGAAatatcatttctctactagtgtgggAGTAAACATTTCTTGAATCACTATAGTTTTGATGGGATTGAGGCTACATAACGCCTAAAAAGTGGGAGGAAACATTTCTTAGATCACTCTAGAAGGCTGCATACATGACGTGAACATGAGAAAAAGGGTGTCGTCTAATAGAAGGTGTAATACATAAGAGCTTTAGTTACCTGGATTCTACATAACTGAAGCTGGAGTTGACTTTTAGTACTTCAAAAAATGATGCGTTGTTACCCAATGAGAATAGTAGTTTAATTTACGTAACCAGAACCGCCCAAATTATTTTGACTAAGATGATACTCATCATCGATTCAATCCAGAAATGCTATATGCCACACAAGTATTGGAGCAATCCAACACTCGATTGTTtctttctcttctcttcctctccctcacttTCTTCTCCAACTCTGACGGGCCTAGAAAAGGTTTTTAGGAGGCAAATAGGCCAGACGATGGGAACGGGAGAGATGGTGGCAGCGGTGACGTCGCAAGAGCGGGCGGCAGAGGAGGCGATCGAGCTAGGTTGGGGCCGGGGCGTTGATGGCCTTGACAGCAgtgggggaggggaagaaggaggtcgccgTGGACACGTACCATGCTGCGGCGGGGAGGTGGGCAGCGGTGTTTCGCGGTGACGCTGAACGACCATGGACCAAAGGTAGAAGAAACGAGATGGAATGTTTGATCTTCATCCAATGGTCAGAACGAAGAGTGTCCAAACGCTTGAAAACACTCAATTGCTGTGTAGACAGACTCATTCAATTAAACCAGATCATACCCGGTGACCAAACAAGATTAAAGCGAGTAGTCTCCGATATGCATTCTAAATATCACCCACATCCACACACATGCCATTTGCACATTATGCCATACTCACATGCGGACTACGTTACAAGGATACATATAGGAGGGAAAGCCTTGGTCAACACTGCTGATCTCCAAAACGAATTTACAAGCTAAATGAATATCGTACATGTTCTCGCAGTTAAAACACTATTACGTGGAGCAATAATACTAGACATAATAATAGTGCTAGTGTCATTGTTCTTAAGGCATCACCACCATAAACTTAAGGATGGCAACAGATCGGGTTTGGGGCGGATATCCGCTGGTTTCGGGTTctgcgggttcgggtttgggaatggtttttcacccacggttttcgggttcggggccccgaaaccaatcgagttcggtttcgggtttggttttcaACCCgcggatatccaatggatatccgaaataaatcatttggaattaaaactcatgttttataatatactaataataatttgtttacttagattattaaatttatttaaagttgactcatgaaaatatttattatttgttgcctcttgtttatacatgtgaatatgtgtatatatatccgcgggtttcgggtatccattcaggtttcgggtatccgtttgggtttcgggtatccgcgggtttagttttggtgatggatttccacccgaatcggttttcggggcggattcgggtttcggttttgggtgcacggagactccatCCGATCCGAActcgacccgttgccatccttacatAAACTCGATTAGGGCTCCAACCAGTCGATGCTTTGTTGGCTCCGATGGGATAGCATGGCCAATTGtgtgtcacacacacacacacacacacacacacacacacacacacacacacacacacacacacacacacacacacacacacacacacatatatatatatatatatatatatatatatatatatatatatatatatatatatatacataaactCGATTAGGGCTCCAACCAGTCGATGCTTTGtgtgtcacacacacacacacacacacacacacacacacacacacacatatatatatatatatatatatatatatatatatatatatatatatatatatatatatatatatatatatatatggaactactatcctgtagctggctgcagaataacttattctgtagccactttgagttacgataattactatgttaatttacgagattatagtaactccttactaagttgtttaatataacgttatggtaaatatcctcatgtgttatagtaacccaactatcataaatatgtattgacattatcgtaaattagtatataaattatagtaaatgaaggtggctacagaataacttatttttgtagccggctactgaatagcctctccctatatatatatatatatatgtatatatatatatatgtatgtatatatatatgtatgtgtgtatatatatatatgtatatgtatatatatatatatatatatatatatatatatatatatatatatatatatatatatatatatatatatatatatatatatatatatatatatatatatatatatatatatatatatatatatatatatacacacacacacctgCAGAACAACTTAACTCCAACACCAAAAGTGCAGTaacactagggatgaaaacaaaCATGTCTGCTCGAGATAAACCTCTTTCTCAGTTTCACTTTTACATTTTAATATGGAAACGAAATTGAAATCCGGAAGGCTAGAAACGGGAACGAAAACGGGATTCACTAGAAATTGAAAACAAATCAATTCAAATGGAAACGTGTCAGTAACGGTCGGGATATGGACAGACAAAACGGGTACGTCAACACACATAACCAAGAAACAAGACTTCACATAGTGACCTACCGACATGGC
Coding sequences within:
- the LOC136454444 gene encoding uncharacterized protein, producing MVRKWKAAAMGGGGDYHHLPRHCVALSLFILVSATLAFLAYVACSPVPGGAAAGGLYQWWRWQGSAGTSSGELIRTHVDDGARSGVARTPTSLSHIVFGIGGAARTWGHRRGYVELWWRPGQTRGHVWLDEEPASPWPAATSPPYRVSADASRFGRRASASRMARIVADSFAAVVTAANGTAGEDGGGEVRWFVMGDDDTVFFPDNLVTVLRKYDHEEMYYVGAPSESVAQDVVHSYGMAFGGGGFAVSYPAAAELAKAFDRVDGGCLDRYRDLFGSDERVHACLSELGIPLTREPGFHQLDFRGDAYGFLAAHPVAPLVSLHHLDLIQPISPHGGTSLDAVRSLVDAARHDPARTLQQTFCYHHDDGGRTWSVSVAWGYTAQVYSWAVPAHELEVPLQTFESLRKTTADGLFVFNTRPWRPADSACARPLTFFLSRVRNETAAAAATVTEYTRHAVGKPPEKECDMPGFRSATAVRTVRVLAPKMDPRDWHRAPRRHCCETERHGPGTVLEVRIRRCAAGRGELAVATP